In a genomic window of Accipiter gentilis chromosome 23, bAccGen1.1, whole genome shotgun sequence:
- the DNAJB8 gene encoding dnaJ homolog subfamily B member 8 has translation MVDYYKVLGLQKSASQDDVKKSYRKLALKWHPDKNPSNKVEAEKLFKAVSEAYEVLSDPQKRLLYDRSLKESRSQRRSATGGQNGSLDSLYVFHDFDKIFSEVIGGMDPFVPVFWGPFDNIRNNGENWHRTSGRGRSSSVFSDFMESFMRRNSFSPREQPTSSFAKDTAGPHSVRSVLTTTEIINGKRITTRKIIENGQERTEVEEDGQLRSVTINGRDHLKL, from the coding sequence ATGGTGGATTATTACAAAGTCCTTGGACTGCAAAAAAGTGCCTCACAGGATGATGTTAAGAAATCCTACCGCAAACTGGCACTAAAATGGCATCCTGATAAGAATCCCAGCAACAAGGTGGAAGCTGAAAAGCTATTCAAAGCAGTGTCTGAGGCATATGAGGTTTTGTCTGACCCTCAGAAACGATTGCTGTACGACCGGTCTCTTAAGGAGAGCAGATCCCAGAGAAGAAGTGCCACAGGGGGTCAAAATGGCTCCTTGGATTCCCTTTACGTATTCCATGACTTTGACAAGATCTTTAGTGAAGTTATTGGAGGGATGGATCCCTTTGTACCTGTTTTCTGGGGCCCCTTTGACAACATCAGAAACAATGGTGAAAACTGGCACAGGACaagtggaagaggaaggagcTCCAGCGTGTTTTCTGACTTTATGGAGTCATTTATGCGACGGAATTCATTCAGCCCCAGGGAGCAGCCCACCTCCTCCTTTGCTAAGGACACAGCTGGGCCACACAGTGTCAGATCAGTGTTAACCACTACTGAAATAATCAATGGCAAGAGGATCACCACCCGGAAAATCATCGAGAATGGGCAGGAGAGAACAGAAGTGGAAGAAGATGGCCAGCTGAGGTCTGTGACAATAAATGGGAGAGACCACCTGAAATTATAA